The genomic interval AATAAAAAATTTTTTCATAAATTTATATACTCCAATTTTGGTGACATTACGGCTTAATTATAGCATATAAGTGAATAAATATAAGTAATATCAGAAAAATGATGATGTATTTTGAAGATTATTTATAAAATTATTATGCAAGTGCATTTTGTCAAACAGTTATTGAATATGTTGATATAAATTCTAAGGGGGTTATGATACAATAGTTTAAGAAATTAGAAAAGAGCTTAACATGAAAATTAATACAATTCCACTAAAAATTGTCGTGTCAGTCATTATGGTTATAACAGTGATATTGTCTATTGTATTTGGGATAGGAATATGGGAAATTTTCCATAAACCTGATATATTGTTTATAAAAGTTTTATTTTATTTTTCATTTCTTATATCTTTGTTGTTAAATTTAGTATCTTGCTCTCAAGTATATAAGATATTAAAATATATGGATAAAGATGTTATATTCACCAAACAAATTCAGGGAATAATTAATAGAATAAAGAAGATAACATATGCTGTATTTGTTGTTTTATGGGGAATTTTCCCAATGATGTATCATGCGGCAATGACTACAAAGGTTTATGCTACGATTCCAATTGCACTAGTTTTCATTTTTTCACCTTTAATTTTAAGTACATTTACTGCCGTAATTGAACAACTCCTCAGAAAAATTATTGAAATAAAATCTGAAAATGATTTAACAGTATAAGAGGAGGAAGAAATTAATGGCGATTAAAGTACATATAGATAGAATTTTGGTAGAACGGCAAATGTCCGTGACAGAGTTGTCAGAAAAAGTTGGTATTACGATGGCCAATATTTCGGTATTAAAAAATGGAAAAGCCAAGGCTATACGTTTCTCCACTTTAGAAAGTTTGTGTAAAGTATTAAACTGTCAACCAGGAGATTTACTTGAATATATAGAGGACTAATTATTTAAATAATAAATAAAAACACCTAGAGGTGTTTTTTTATTTCTTTAAATATCAAGATAAACAATAAAAATATATCGTAAAACGATAAAAAAGTGTTGACAATCAGTAATTTTTTTACTAAAATAAAGTGGTATTTTGATATCAAAAAAATGATTTACTCGCATCGACCAAAATTTGAGTAAATCATTTATAGAGAAAATAACAAAATTAATGAGGTCTTTTGTGAAGACACCAGTTCTTTTTTGCTACCTTAAAATATTGTAGCATGTATGGTAAAGTAGCACAAGACTTGTTCTCCTATTACTATAATAGGAACCAAAATAAAGGATAGAAAATCTAAAATAAAGAAATTAATGATATGAAAAAGAGAAAAAGGATCAAAATTTCTCCAATACAAGGTGCTGTAATAGTTTTAATGTGTTTTATGGTAATAAGTATCGTCTTTAATATCCACGAATCACAACGGTGTGAGGTGTTAATACAAAAGTATAAAGTTGAACATATAGCGCGTGCTCGTCAATACAATATGATTATGCTGCTTTATAAATCAGTACCAATTGAATGGGAGAATGCCCAAAATGAAAATTCTAAATTATCGGATACAAAGTTGGTGAAAACTCTAGATGATGCTAAAGAGTTTAATGAAAAGGAAAGTAAGATAGGACAATGAGAAAAGTTGGAATAATCTGTCTCATATTTCTTACCCTAATCGTTTCATTGATTGCTTTTAAAGTGTATATAAATTATGAGCTTGACAGAAGAATAACTCTTGAATTTAAAAAAGAACAACATAGTATAGAAAGAAGTGCTAGAAATACGGTAGGGAGCACTTTTACAGAACAAACTGGATGTTCATAGTAAAAACTTAGATATCTTTAGCATTAAATGATGACCCTTGTTGCAATTTTTAAGCGACAGGGGTTAAGGCATTGTAAGGGTGGAAGAGTTATTTCCCTCCTACAAAAATATGGACTTAAAAGTCTGAATAAAAAAGGAAGATAGACTTCATGAAAAATTCTAAAATTTTACTTACCACGGTGACATTACTGACACTTACTGCAATTGGTATGCAAAGCGTAGATGCAGCTACTGTATCAGGCGCAGAAAATAGTACGGAGAAATCATTAAATAATCCCCAAAATAGTTCAACAGATTCAACACCAACACAAGATGAGTTAAGAGCACGTTTTAATGAACTCAAAGCTCAAAAAGAGGCGAATCAAGAGGCAGCGACATACAATAAAAATGCAAGTGATGAAAAAAATGCAGAACTTACTTCTCAACATAAAGTAATGGATATTGCAACAAATCAAGTGGCCGCTACAAATAATCTCCTTGCTACCCCATATAAATATGCGGAAATTGAAGCGCAAGAAGCGGCGGCAGGGAATCCAAATTCAATATCTGGAACAGATTACAAGAATTCAGAGCTTCAAGCACAGCATGAAGAGCAACAAACAGAATTAAGAGCAGAATTTAATAATCTTAAAGCGGCTAAATATAATCAATCTCCTTCAGATTATAAAGCTACAGAGCTTCAAGCACAGCATGAAGAGCAACAAACAGAATTAAGAGCAGAATTTAATAATCTTAAAGCAGCTAAGTATAACCAATCTCCTTCAGCGTATAAAGATGCTGAAATATCAGCACAAGAAGCATCAATCGGAAACCCAGATAATATCAAAGATAGTGACTATAAAACAGCAGTTTTAAAGCGTCAAGCATCTGAAAAAGAAGCACAAGAACATAATATTAGTGGAACAGATTACCGTAAGAGCGTCACTAAGTTGCAAGAGTTAAACAAAAAAGATAGTGCAAAAACTACAGAAACTACAGAAACAACTAATAAAGTGGCTGGAAAAGAAGCTGTTAAAGTCAATCCTATCGTTTCAAGTGGAACGGTATCAATCCATAGTGCACAACCTGAAAGTGCTAAAGCTGTAAAAGCAACAGCTACGGGAACAAAAGCTATTACAACGTCTGCAACTAAATCAGCTAATCAAAATGAAATTAAAACTCTTGCTGCAAGTTTACCAACAACAGGTGATGATGCGGGTTTCTCACTTTTTCTTACATTTATAGGAATGATACTTTTTGGTGCTGTAGGAGTTATCCTTGCGTTATTTCAAAAACATGGACGTCATAGTAAATAATTCTGGTTTATTGAAGATTTTGTTCAATTTGCGTTGAAACTATTATGCTGAAGATTCTCAAACCTTAAACTTATATTTATACTTGGGAGTAGGTATAATTAATATAGTGAGAATCGTAGTTTATTTATTATGAGAGAGAAAAAAGAGATGGGACAGAAAATAAAGTCAACGGATATTCTGAGAACGATAATTGGACTTTTATTATTGTTTGTCGGCTTCTATATCATGTCAAGTATTGATTTACATATTGGATATGTTCAAGAATTTACACTTCTGATTTTTAGTATTGTAGGAGTAGCTGTGATTTTTGGAAATCAGGCATTGATATGGTTTTCAAAACCACAGGGAAGATATACAAAAATTGCCATTGCATGTTTAATTATTAATACGGTATGGTCAATGCTTGGAGGAATTATTGTTGCACTGATTTTTGGTAATTCAGGGAATCATGCCAATGCAGTATTTGGAGATTATATCATGATATTTTTCGTCCCGTTTATGATTATGGGCGAAGAATTATTTTCAATCGGAATATTGGAAATACTTCGTACAAAGTGGGGATTATCAACTATGATTTCGACTTTAGTCACTTCGGTAATCTTTGGTTTAATTCATTTTAATACCTATAATGGTGGAAATGTTTTGCGAACAATTATTCAAATCTTATTAGTTCAGGGAGTGGCGAGATTGATATTCAATTACGCTTACTTGAAAACATCGAGTATTTGGACTTCGTATGCTGTTCATTTAGTCTTTGATTTAGTGTTTCTATTTGTTTTACCTTTTGTGATACCGAAATAAGGATAGGTT from Lactococcus lactis carries:
- a CDS encoding DUF2975 domain-containing protein; translated protein: MKINTIPLKIVVSVIMVITVILSIVFGIGIWEIFHKPDILFIKVLFYFSFLISLLLNLVSCSQVYKILKYMDKDVIFTKQIQGIINRIKKITYAVFVVLWGIFPMMYHAAMTTKVYATIPIALVFIFSPLILSTFTAVIEQLLRKIIEIKSENDLTV
- a CDS encoding helix-turn-helix domain-containing protein — encoded protein: MAIKVHIDRILVERQMSVTELSEKVGITMANISVLKNGKAKAIRFSTLESLCKVLNCQPGDLLEYIED
- a CDS encoding CPBP family intramembrane glutamic endopeptidase, with the translated sequence MGQKIKSTDILRTIIGLLLLFVGFYIMSSIDLHIGYVQEFTLLIFSIVGVAVIFGNQALIWFSKPQGRYTKIAIACLIINTVWSMLGGIIVALIFGNSGNHANAVFGDYIMIFFVPFMIMGEELFSIGILEILRTKWGLSTMISTLVTSVIFGLIHFNTYNGGNVLRTIIQILLVQGVARLIFNYAYLKTSSIWTSYAVHLVFDLVFLFVLPFVIPK